Proteins encoded within one genomic window of Macrotis lagotis isolate mMagLag1 chromosome 3, bilby.v1.9.chrom.fasta, whole genome shotgun sequence:
- the LOC141519474 gene encoding olfactory receptor 14I1-like: MSNFSIITEFLLMEFSNIRELQVLHAVVFLIIYLLALMGNLLTIAAVITDSHLHSPMYFFLSNLSLLDVCTISVTFPKFIVISLSGIHSLSILDCAVQFFFAAFFVTAEFALLVAMSYDRFVAICHPLHYGIIMNPARCLWAASGSWLSGLIYSAAHVGNMFRQPFRGSNVIHQFFCDGPHILKVLPPDVFHTEFILFLASLCVFSFCFTILVSSYVRIFSSVLMIPSVEGRYKAISTCSPQLIILLLFIISITLAILSDISDTSPIQNLLIALSYTALSPLMNPIIYSLRNQKIIVAMRKLIRRMIYSFSWKT, from the coding sequence ATGAGCAACTTCTCCATCATCACAGAGTTCCTCCTCATGGAGTTCTCCAACATACGGGAGCTGCAGGTCCTACATGCTGTCGtcttcctcataatttacctatTGGCCCTGATGGGGAATCTTCTCACCATTGCTGCAGTTATTACTGACTCACACCTTCACTctcctatgtatttttttctgagcAATTTATCCCTCCTAGATGTCTGTACCATCTCAGTCACTTTTCCTAAATTTATTGTCATTTCTTTGTCTGGGATTCATTCTCTGTCCATCCTTGACTGTGCTGTTCAATTCTTTTTTGCTGCATTTTTTGTAACAGCAGAGTTTGCTTTGCTTGTGGCCATGTCCTATGACCGCTTTGTGGCCATCTGCCACCCCCTCCACTATGGCATCATCATGAATCCTGCACGTTGTCTCTGGGCAGCATCTGGTTCCTGGCTCAGTGGGCTCATTTATTCAGCTGCCCACGTAGGAAACATGTTCCGCCAGCCCTTCAGAGGATCTAATGTGATTCACCAGTTTTTCTGTGATGGCCCTCATATCTTGAAAGTCTTACCCCCTGATGTGTTTCATActgaatttatattatttctgGCAAGTTTATGTGTTTTTTCATTCTGCTTTAccattttagtttcctcatatgttcGTATCTTCTCTAGTGTCCTCATGATTCCTTCTGTGGAAGGGCGCTACAAGGCCATTTCCACGTGCTCCCCTCAGCTAATTATTCTCCTGTTGTTCATCATTTCAATAACGCTTGCAATCCTCAGTGACATATCTGACACGTCACCGATTCAAAACCTTCTAATTGCATTGTCCTATACAGCATTGTCTCCACTGATGAACCCCATCATCTATAGTCTGAGGAACCAGAAGATTATTGTTGCCATGAGGAAGCTGATCAGGAGAATGATTTATTCCTTTTCCTGGAAAACATAA